One region of Daphnia pulicaria isolate SC F1-1A chromosome 7, SC_F0-13Bv2, whole genome shotgun sequence genomic DNA includes:
- the LOC124348687 gene encoding uncharacterized protein LOC124348687, whose translation MGMLRLPVMAEDGSWVLANIFIDEGSDTTLMRSAFAKVLKLRGPPQFLTVDGAGGVITRHRSSRIQFRVQAADGDILSLEGSTMKKVASPTPVTDWNKEKVQWPHLASLPLGETGGGVDILVGLDHAHLVAVIESRVGLEKEPIASKTAFGWIVRGVIEGRVNVTSVRSCKISGSASLANLATEMRRFCDTEDYGTEHQIGCVSPENKRALEIVQEKTKRLEVGYEVPIIWREGEPNLDSNRPMAENRFRSLLNRFRRQPEFERDYRAAIQKYLDQGYASRVPDPASALYFLAHHGVYKGTKLRVVYDAAAAFKGKCLNDAIISGPALQPSLAAVIIRFREGEIAWASDIEAMFSRFRLSSEDRNYFCFLWQEKDAAELIVCRMDRLPFGVNCSPFVAIYTVRRILEDAGVPESVIQAVKERMYVDDYLGSAPSVKEAVEEAVTVKDALANSDLNLQSWFSNSIDFLRAVSRTEPEPDSISAHPLTGENTEKVLGIVWDPKADLLGFKVDKMLDSSFSRVDLVSKVASVFDPLGTASPFIVKAKIRLRILGLKGLGWTDLITGDDEIWWRKWFLSLEQLNTMKMPRCLFPDRAQISTVDIHAFGDASEEAYAAVIYLRVVYSDGRILVRQVKAANKIAPKKTISVPKLELNAALLAARLLRTVHSILKPMIQRRFLWTDSSTVRNWIRATAAYYQVFVSNRVGEIQTITEPEEWRFIPGVLNPADLATRSSIDEQPIPSMWLYGPEFLMQSEDSWPVDLPWMAVTEEMRSSRSYSAAVKKDTGHWKEIQIGPGDIPALSKLDEKYQELVKACQSKVYEKELHRLKKGKPLHSTSSLLALAPVLGPDGVLRLGGRAGRAKLPYDQLHPPLLPGSHPFTEKIIIAFHEHLKHVGTDFLLSYIRQHFWITSGREAIKRIRRNCVICRRNRAQPGEQLMGDLPDSRLDSGSLPFTRTAVDLFGPFEVGLIRNRTAKRWGVLFTCMVTRAVFLELVPSLSTSDFLLALRKFISLYRKPEVIHSDNGTNFVGAERVLREAVEKMYADEAIPKFLKEVNIKWTFQPAQTPHFGGTHESLVRSTKRALCNALEQEGDKFRYPTEDLFRTLLYEVAGLQNPRPLTYASSDPEDFRPLTPNDFLNRPPTSYPPAGSFDDASPREHYRYLQRVLNLFWSMWKTTYLQSLAARKKWKIKRPNLEVGDVVLEINKNFRRGEWSIGHVAKVFPGTDGCVRAVDIQLPTGIFRRGITELCLLESSSSVQPDSGENESAKSVLLQSGNV comes from the coding sequence ATGGGTATGCTGCGACTACCAGTAATGGCTGAAGATGGCAGTTGGGTTTTAGCCAACATTTTTATCGACGAAGGAAGCGACACGACTTTAATGCGTAGTGCATTCGCCAAGGTGCTGAAGCTTCGTGGGCCACCTCAGTTTCTAACCGTGGACGGAGCCGGTGGAGTAATCACTCGTCATCGTTCGAGTAGGATCCAGTTTCGAGTTCAAGCTGCTGATGGAGATATCCTGTCTCTGGAAGGATCCACTATGAAGAAGGTGGCTAGTCCAACACCGGTGACAGactggaataaagaaaaggtcCAATGGCCTCACCTGGCGAGTCTCCCGCTCGGAGAGACAGGAGGAGGAGTTGACATTTTAGTTGGATTAGATCATGCCCATCTAGTAGCGGTCATTGAATCAAGAGTCGGATTGGAGAAAGAACCTATTGCCTCCAAGACGGCGTTCGGGTGGATCGTTCGAGGCGTTATTGAAGGTCGAGTAAACGTTACATCCGTTCGGAGCTGCAAGATATCCGGAAGCGCCTCGTTAGCCAATCTCGCCACGGAAATGCGTCGGTTTTGTGATACTGAAGACTATGGAACCGAACATCAGATTGGGTGTGTCTCACCTGAGAATAAACGAGCTCTCGAGATCGTCCAGGAGAAGACGAAACGATTGGAGGTTGGTTACGAGGTACCAATCATCTGGCGTGAAGGAGAGCCCAACTTGGACAGCAATCGTCCGATGGCGGAGAATAGATTCCGGAGCTTGCTGAACCGTTTCAGACGTCAACCGGAGTTCGAGAGGGACTATCGAGCGGCCATTCAGAAATACCTAGATCAAGGTTATGCATCCCGTGTTCCAGATCCGGCCAGCGCTCTATACTTTCTAGCACATCATGGAGTATATAAAGGGACGAAACTACGAGTAGTTTacgacgccgccgccgccttcaAAGGAAAATGTCTGAACGACGCCATCATCAGTGGTCCCGCCTTGCAGCCATCATTGGCTGCGGTCATCATCCGTTTCCGTGAAGGAGAGATTGCCTGGGCCTCAGATATTGAGGCCATGTTCAGCCGTTTTCGTCTTTCTAGTGAAGATCGTAACTACTTCTGCTTTTTATGGCAGGAGAAGGACGCTGCCGAGCTAATTGTTTGTCGAATGGATCGACTCCCATTCGGAGTCAACTGTTCACCGTTTGTAGCTATCTACACCGTCCGTCGCATTTTAGAAGACGCCGGAGTGCCAGAAAGTGTGATTCAAGCCGTCAAGGAAAGAATGTACGTCGACGACTATTTGGGTTCCGCTCCATCAGTAAAGGAAGCAGTTGAAGAAGCCGTTACCGTCAAGGATGCATTGGCCAACTCGGACCTTAACCTCCAAAGCTGGTTTTCAAATTCCATTGACTTCCTGCGAGCAGTGTCAAGAACGGAGCCGGAACCTGATTCAATCTCTGCTCATCCGCTCACGGGTGAGAACACAGAAAAGGTGCTCGGAATCGTCTGGGATCCAAAGGCTGATCTGCTGGGATTCAAGGTGGACAAAATGCTCGATTCTTCCTTTTCAAGAGTTGATTTGGTCAGCAAAGTGGCCAGCGTCTTCGATCCGTTGGGTACAGCATCGCCCTTTATCGTCAAGGCTAAGATCCGTTTGAGAATTTTGGGTCTCAAAGGGCTCGGATGGACGGATTTAATTACTGGTGACGACGAAATTTGGTGGAGAAAATGGTTTCTCTCTTTAGAGCAGCTCAACACGATGAAAATGCCACGATGTCTGTTTCCCGATCGAGCCCAGATCTCCACGGTTGATATTCACGCCTTTGGAGACGCTTCGGAAGAAGCCTATGCTGCCGTTATCTACCTTCGCGTTGTCTACTCAGATGGCAGGATACTGGTACGTCAAGTCAAGGCAGCGAATAAGATCGCCCCGAAGAAAACTATTTCAGTTCCCAAGCTGGAATTGAATGCTGCGTTACTAGCTGCTCGTCTTCTCCGAACGGTTCATTCCATCCTCAAGCCAATGATTCAACGGCGTTTTCTCTGGACGGATAGCAGTACGGTCCGGAATTGGATCCGGGCGACCGCAGCTTACTACCAAGTCTTCGTGAGCAATCGCGTCGGAGAAATTCAGACCATCACGGAGCCAGAAGAGTGGCGTTTTATTCCAGGAGTATTAAACCCAGCCGATCTCGCCACCCGCTCATCGATTGATGAACAGCCAATTCCGTCCATGTGGTTGTACGGACCGGAATTCTTAATGCAATCGGAAGATAGCTGGCCAGTGGATCTCCCATGGATGGCCGTAACTGAAGAAATGCGCTCGAGCCGTTCATATTCTGCCGCCGTAAAGAAGGATACTGGTCATTGGAAGGAGATTCAAATAGGACCCGGCGACATTCCAGCCCTATCCAAGCTGGACGAGAAATATCAGGAGCTGGTCAAGGCGTGTCAGTCGAAGGtgtacgaaaaggagttgcatCGTCTCAAGAAGGGCAAACCGCTCCATTCTACTTCGAGTCTGTTGGCCTTGGCTCCTGTGCTCGGTCCAGATGGCGTGCTACGGCTTGGAGGACGGGCTGGACGCGCAAAACTACCATACGACCAGTTACATCCACCTCTGCTTCCCGGGAGTCATCCATTCACCGAGAAAATCATCATCGCCTTTCATGAACATCTTAAGCATGTTGGTACGGACTTCCTACTATCTTATATTCGCCAGCATTTTTGGATAACGAGCGGGCGAGAAGCAATAAAACGGATCCGACGGAATTGCGTTATTTGTCGAAGAAACCGAGCGCAACCTGGCGAGCAGTTGATGGGAGATCTCCCCGATTCGCGATTGGACTCCGGTTCTCTTCCCTTTACACGGACCGCCGTCGATTTGTTCGGCCCATTTGAAGTCGGTCTCATTCGGAATCGCACGGCCAAACGATGGGGCGTGCTATTTACGTGTATGGTCACCCGAGCAGTTTTTCTGGAGCTCGTCCCATCTCTTTCGACGTCAGATTTTCTTCTAGCATTGAGAAAGTTCATTTCTTTGTATCGAAAGCCGGAAGTCATACATTCCGACAATGGAACAAACTTTGTCGGTGCTGAGCGAGTGTTACGAGAAGCAGTGGAGAAAATGTATGCAGATGAAGCTATTCCAAAATTCCTAAAAGAAGTCAACATCAAATGGACCTTCCAGCCAGCCCAGACCCCACATTTTGGTGGCACGCACGAATCGCTGGTCCGATCCACCAAACGAGCCCTGTGCAACGCCTTAGAGCAAGAAGGGGACAAATTTCGTTACCCAACAGAAGACTTGTTCCGCACATTGCTGTATGAAGTAGCTGGACTTCAAAACCCCCGGCCGTTGACCTACGCTAGCTCGGATCCGGAGGATTTTCGTCCGCTCACTCCGAACGATTTCCTAAATCGGCCGCCGACGTCATATCCACCTGCTGGATCCTTCGACGATGCTTCGCCTCGAGAGCACTATCGCTACCTGCAGCGGGTGCTAAATTTGTTTTGGAGCATGTGGAAAACTACGTATTTGCAGTCGTTAGCTGCAAGAAAGAAGTGGAAGATCAAGCGTCCAAATCTGGAAGTGGGCGACGTCGTATTGGAGATCAACAAGAACTTCCGGCGTGGAGAGTGGAGTATTGGACACGTCGCCAAGGTATTCCCAGGCACAGATGGATGTGTTCGAGCTGTCGATATTCAACTTCCAACCGGAATCTTTCGCCGAGGAATAACTGAACTTTGCCTACTAGAATCCAGCTCGTCCGTCCAACCGGACTCGGGGGAGAATGAATCGGCGAAATCTGTATTATTACAATCTGGCAACGTCTAA